The Candidatus Minimicrobia sp. QA0096 DNA segment CGCTTTACAATGGATTGATGGGCGTAGTTTTATATCCACCGAACAGCGTAAACTTCCTACCAGCCTTGGCTATCTTAGCGCGAGCAATTCTCATCGGCGTAGCGGTAGCAATTGGCGCGTCATTCGGCAACATCGTCGGTCGCCCAATTCGCCGACAATTCATTAATTTATTCCGTCGCAACACACAGATATCATAAAAAATAACCCGAAATTTAGCCAAACAAAAATCCCCGGATTCGCTCCGAGGATTTTTTATGAGGTAGAGATTATTTATTTCGCTTTTCGATAATCTCTTGCGCAACGTTTGGTGGAACTTCCTCGTATTGAGCTAATTCCATCGTTGAAGCGGCGCGACCCTGAGACATTGAGCGAATGTCCGATGTGTAGCCGAACATATTTGCTAATGGCACAAACGCCTTAATCAACTTAGCGCCACCCATCAAGTCTTCCATAGCGTCGATACGTCCGCGACGTGAGTTAAGGTCGCCGATGATGTCACCCATGAAGTCTTCTGGTGTAGTAACTTCAACCTTCATAACTGGCTCAAGCAAGATTGGGTTAGCCTGCTTAATACCTTCACGAGCAGCTATCGAACCTGCCAATGAGAACGCCAATTCTGAGGAGTCGACATCGTGGTATGAACCATCGTAAAGTGTAGCCTTAACGTCAACAACTGGATAGCCAGCAATAACACCGCCTTCCAATGTTTCGCGAATACCCTTCATTACGGCTGGGCGATATTCCTGAGGAACCACACCACCCTTAATTTCATCAACGAATTCAAAGCCCTTACCAGTCTCATTTGGCTCAAAGCGAACCCAAACGTCACCATATTGACCGCGACCACCAGACTGCTTGGCGTGCTTACCTTGAACTTCAGAGCGACCCTTGATACTTTCGCGGAAGGCAACCTGAGGTTCACCAATATTGGCTTCAACCTTAAATTCGCGCTTCATACGGTCAATAAGAATATCTAGTTGCAATTCACCCATTCCTGACATAATCGTCTGACCTGTTTCTTCGTCAGTATGAATTCGGAAAGTTGGGTCTTCTTCAGCCAAGCGCTGCAATGCCAACGCCATTTTTTCCTGGTCAGCCTTTGACTTTGGCTCAACCGCGATTGATACAGGTGGCTCTGGAAATTCAATTGATTCAAGAGTAATTGGATGCGCCACGTCAGACAACGTGTTACCAGTTGCGGTAGATTTCAGACCAACCACAGCAGCGATGTCACCAGCTTCAACCTTGCTAATTTCTTCACGCTTGTCAGCAAACATACGAACGATTCGTCCAATTCGCTCTTTCTCGCCAGTTGTCGTGTTAAGTACGTAGCTTCCTGAGTTCAGAACACCAGAATAGACACGAACGAAGATCAATTTACCAACAAATGGGTCGGTAGCAATCTTAAACGCCAAAGCAGACAAAGGCTCTTTATCTGACGGCTTGCGGCTAACTTCGTCACCGGTCTTTGGATTCTTGCCCCAAATTTCATCAACGTCTAGCGGACTTGGCAAAAAGTCAACCATCAAGTCAAGCAACTTCTCAACGATCACACCGCGACCGTCACCACCAGTGACTAGGTAAAAGTCACCAGCCAAAACGCGCTTACGTAGAGCCATCTTTAGCTCGTCAACGGTAATAGCTTCTTCGCCTTGATCCAAGAACTTCATCATCAATTCGTCATCAGCCTCAACAGCGTTTTCAACCAACAGAGAACGTGCGTTCTTAGCTTTTTCAAGCATGTCAGCTGGAATCTCACCAACCTTCAACTCGTGATCTGTGTAGTCGTCGTAGGTGTAAGCCTTCATGTCAATCAAGTCGACAACACCGTGGATAGTCTTTTCAAAACCAATTGGCAAGTGAACTGGGAAAGCTTGCTTACTCAAGCGGTTGTGAATTGATTCTAGAGACTTGTAGAAGTCGCCACCAGTCTGATTAATCTTGTTAACGAAACAAATACGTGGCACGCCGTACTTATTGGCCTGGCGCCAAACGGTTTCAGACTGAGCCTCAACACCCATCTTACCGTCAAAGACCGTAACTGCACCGTCAAGCACACGCAAACTACGCTCAACCTCAGCAGTAAAGTCGATGTGCCCTGGAGTGTCGATGATGTTAATCTTGTGATCTTTCCAGAAACAAGTCACAGCAGCTGACGTAATAGTAATACCACGCTCTTTCTCCTGTGCCATCCAGTCGGTGGTAGCACCGTCACCTTCACCACGAACCACACCGATCTTATGTGTCAAGCCAGTGCGGTACAAAATACCCTCAGTTGTCGTCGTTTTACCGGCGTCAATATGGGCAATAATACCAATATTTCTAAAATTCTTTAGCGGAACATGCGTCTCTGCCATAAATTTTCCTTTATATTACGTTAATTTGCCGAGATTTTTGGTCAATTTTTTGGCACCAAAAAACTACTCTTGCGTTTTATTATATCAGTTATCTATGTTTTTGACTAGCTCTGAGTCGGAGGATTTTTAGACTCGTTGTCGTTCTGAGCTGGCGCCGCAGGCTGATAGTTAGATGGAGACTGTTGCATAGGCGGCTGCGCGTATGTTGGCGGATATTGACCAGGTTGCTGTGGATAGTAGTTCTGCTGCGAATATTGTTGTTGCGGCGGAGTTGGTTGTTGATATGGCTGCTGTGGATACTGAGACTGCTGCGGGAATTGTCCAGCGACAGGATATGGATAGGCATTCATATTTCGGCGATTACTGACAGAAACAGCAATTGCGATAATTGACACTGTTAAGAATAATGCTCCCGTTGAAAGAATCGCCACAACCACGATTATAACTGTAGTGTTATTTTCTGATTCACTCGTTCCAGCTTCTGCGCTAGATGTCTCGCTTTCCGTAGAATCATCTGGAGTATTGGATGAAACTTCGATCATCTTCGCCACCAAATAATTGTCGGGATATTTTTTATCCAATTGTTCAAATTTAGCTTTTGCCTGAGAATATTTACCTTGAGAAAAACTCTCCAAGCCATCTTTCCAGAGCTTAGTCAATTCGCCGTTTGCCGATAACGCAACATTATTTTTCTTCGCCATAGTCTTCAGATCGGCGATATCACGAAATATTCCCTCTCCAAAACAAGAATTGTTGCGCTCGCTCCTATCCGCACAGGATGAACCGCCGTAGGTGTTTAGTCCAATCTGCTTACCATCGTCATCAAACGCTGGACCGCCACTGTTGCCTGCCGCAATTTGCGCGCTCATTGAAAATAGCTTATGTCCGCCCGCGTCACTGCCCGAACCAGAAACATTCCCCTGAGTAACGGTTGGCACAGTCTTACTCTTCTTCGTATTTACACCGTCATCGACAATTGCTGGATAACCAATCGCCGTCACCCGATCACCTCTAGAAATCCTAGATCTATCGCCCAATTCTACCGCCGGAAATCGCCCTTCGACCTTCAGAATCGCCACATCACTTTTGTCGCTATTCAGGTCCATGCCACGACCCTTCAAATCAACTTCCGCGTCAATTTTCTTAGCTGGAATATTAGTCTTCGTCTTTTTCCACTTAAGATTGCCCGAACCGTCATCTTCGCGCGCAATAGGTTCGCTTGAGGTCTGAATGACATAATCGTATCGATCGTTTTGCGAACGTATATTATCGGCAGGAACTTGGTTGATAAGACCGAGAATTGCCGCTTGCGCACTCTGATCGCCGCCGTTAGCCTTATTTGCCAAATCCCGAAGCGTCTCTCGAGTCACATAGCCCGCATCTACCACAAACTTTATATATTTATTCATGTTTTCTTGCGTGTTGAGACCCATGATCATACTCTGATTAGAAACTTCAGTAACATGCCCGTTTGTAGCAATGTAGCCGTCATCAGAAACAATCGATCCACTACCAATTCCGCCCGTACACAAACCATTCAGCTGCATACTAGCACCGTTCTGTGCCGTATAGATCATATCCGCACAACGATATGTCCCTACACGGACCGTAGCAATTTGATTCCTTGCCACCACTTTAATAACAGAATCTTCGTCTAGTTCATCCAAGGTATTCGTAGTGTCCTTATCTTCTGAGAAATTTTCCGCCTTAGTTTCGGTCTTAGCTATCGTAGCGGAAGCCACTTGCGCCTCATTGTTGCCATCAGCCCTAACCAAGTAGCTACTGTCTGGATTCTGGAAAGTAACCTTAGCAACCAGCGCCTCCAGCTGGTCAATATATGGCTGCGTGTACGAATTTTTACTCAATGCAAAAATCGTCATCCAGTAAGGTCTGCCGTTCTGAATCGTTAAATAAGTTATTTTTTCACCAGTTTTCTGCCACTTGCCATCAATAGTGCTTCCGTAATCGACGACCATCTTCTTAAACTTCTTCCCAGAAATCGTCGCGTCGCTAGTGTGATATTTTAAGTTCGGATTATCCTTTTTCTGCTTGTTGATATCGCCCTGAAGCATTAAATCCAAATCTGAATATTTCTTCGTGTCCTTGTATTCCTCGGGCATCGTTGAGCGATCAAAATAAGCTTTTTTGCGCGAAGTTATGATTGAGAAGTCTGGCATAATCTTCCTAAACGAGAAGTTCTCTTCTTCCTCCTTCGGCTTTTCTGAACCTTTCCTAAAATGCAATCGCAAAATCGCATAAGCGCGGCTTTCTTTCAATTCATCATCGGCATACGTAGTGGCGCTATACTGTTTTTCATTAGAGTCTTTATTTAAAACGTGACCTTCGCCAGTAAAAATACTCTTATCGTACCGAATCGAATAGCCATATTTGGAAACGACCTTCTGCGAGTTCTTAGCATCTTCTTCGGCAAAAATCTTCTGGATCTTCTTTTTTGCGGTTTTACTAACTCCGGAAGAGCGGTTATTATTAACGACAATCAGCCCAACTATAACAGAGATCAAGAAAACTACACCCAGAACGATGGCTGCAATTTTTAATTTCTTCATTGACTTATGGTTCATACCGCTCCAACCCTAACGATAATTTACAAACTGCAGAGGTGTATCATAATCACTTTCTCGTAATAAACTAATGACTTTTTGCAGTTCATCCTTCGACGCAGAAGTAACACGAACGAGGTCGCCCTGAATTTGCGGCTTAGCTTTCGGCGCATTAGCGCGAATATCAGCGGCAATCTGCTTCGCCATCGGCTGATCAAGGCCTTGCTTGAACGTAATCTCCCAAGTAGTCTTCAGGTTCGAAACAACTTTCTCTTTTGACAAATCCAGAACTTTGCTCGACTGACCACGCCCCGCCAATTTCTTGCGCACGATATCCAGAACAGCATCAACTTGCCAATCATTGTCGCCGGTAATTTTCAGACCCTTTTTATCATCCAGCCAATCAATTGCCGCGCTCGTCCCCTTAAAATCATAACGCCCTTGGATTTCTTTTTCAGCCTGCATGAAAACATTATTCATCTCAGCCTTGTCAATTTCTGACACAATATCAAACGAAAAACTCGCCATTTCTCCCTCCTAATTTTTTCTATTATATCAAAAAATCGCCCCGTTTAGAGCGATTTCCTGATTTTGCTTTCAAGCAATAATTAGCCACGAGCAAAGTGCGCAAAGGCGCGGTTAGCTTCAGCCATCTTATGAGTGTCTTCCTTCTTCTTAAAGGCAGCACCAGCTTCATTGTAAGCGTCAACGATTTCCAACGCCAATCGCTGTGAATATGGCATTCCACTGCGAGCGCGAGCTGATTGAACTAACCAACTGAACGCATAGTGCAATTGACGATGCCCCTGAACTGGGAATGGAATCTGGTAGTTAGCACCACCAACGCGACGAGATTTAACCTCAAAGCTTGGGCTAACGTTCTTCAATGCTTTTTCAAACACTGCCAATGGATCTTCAGAATCCAATTTCTTAGCAGCAGTTTCTAGAGCTGTGTAGACAGCGCGTTCAGCCGCCAACTTTTTACCGTCTAGCATTGACTTGTTGATCAAACGCTGAACTAGTACGCTTTGATATCGGCGATCAGGTTTAAGTTCACGTTGCAACTTCTTGGTAACTTTACGAGGCATGATTATTTATCCCCTTTCTTTGTACCGTACTTAGAGCGACCCTTCTTACGGTTGTTAACACCCTGAAGGTCAAGTGCACCACGTACGATGTGATAACGCACACCAGGAAGGTCAGGCACACGACCACCGCGGATCAAGACCACAGCGTGCTCCTGCAAGTTGTGACCTTCACCACCGATGTACGCCCAAACTTCATAGCCATTGTTCAACTTAACACGAGCAACTTTACGCAAAGCTGAGTTTGGTTTCTTTGGCGTCTTAGTCGTCACACGCACACAAACACCACGC contains these protein-coding regions:
- the fusA gene encoding elongation factor G, encoding MAETHVPLKNFRNIGIIAHIDAGKTTTTEGILYRTGLTHKIGVVRGEGDGATTDWMAQEKERGITITSAAVTCFWKDHKINIIDTPGHIDFTAEVERSLRVLDGAVTVFDGKMGVEAQSETVWRQANKYGVPRICFVNKINQTGGDFYKSLESIHNRLSKQAFPVHLPIGFEKTIHGVVDLIDMKAYTYDDYTDHELKVGEIPADMLEKAKNARSLLVENAVEADDELMMKFLDQGEEAITVDELKMALRKRVLAGDFYLVTGGDGRGVIVEKLLDLMVDFLPSPLDVDEIWGKNPKTGDEVSRKPSDKEPLSALAFKIATDPFVGKLIFVRVYSGVLNSGSYVLNTTTGEKERIGRIVRMFADKREEISKVEAGDIAAVVGLKSTATGNTLSDVAHPITLESIEFPEPPVSIAVEPKSKADQEKMALALQRLAEEDPTFRIHTDEETGQTIMSGMGELQLDILIDRMKREFKVEANIGEPQVAFRESIKGRSEVQGKHAKQSGGRGQYGDVWVRFEPNETGKGFEFVDEIKGGVVPQEYRPAVMKGIRETLEGGVIAGYPVVDVKATLYDGSYHDVDSSELAFSLAGSIAAREGIKQANPILLEPVMKVEVTTPEDFMGDIIGDLNSRRGRIDAMEDLMGGAKLIKAFVPLANMFGYTSDIRSMSQGRAASTMELAQYEEVPPNVAQEIIEKRNK
- a CDS encoding trypsin-like peptidase domain-containing protein; amino-acid sequence: MNHKSMKKLKIAAIVLGVVFLISVIVGLIVVNNNRSSGVSKTAKKKIQKIFAEEDAKNSQKVVSKYGYSIRYDKSIFTGEGHVLNKDSNEKQYSATTYADDELKESRAYAILRLHFRKGSEKPKEEEENFSFRKIMPDFSIITSRKKAYFDRSTMPEEYKDTKKYSDLDLMLQGDINKQKKDNPNLKYHTSDATISGKKFKKMVVDYGSTIDGKWQKTGEKITYLTIQNGRPYWMTIFALSKNSYTQPYIDQLEALVAKVTFQNPDSSYLVRADGNNEAQVASATIAKTETKAENFSEDKDTTNTLDELDEDSVIKVVARNQIATVRVGTYRCADMIYTAQNGASMQLNGLCTGGIGSGSIVSDDGYIATNGHVTEVSNQSMIMGLNTQENMNKYIKFVVDAGYVTRETLRDLANKANGGDQSAQAAILGLINQVPADNIRSQNDRYDYVIQTSSEPIAREDDGSGNLKWKKTKTNIPAKKIDAEVDLKGRGMDLNSDKSDVAILKVEGRFPAVELGDRSRISRGDRVTAIGYPAIVDDGVNTKKSKTVPTVTQGNVSGSGSDAGGHKLFSMSAQIAAGNSGGPAFDDDGKQIGLNTYGGSSCADRSERNNSCFGEGIFRDIADLKTMAKKNNVALSANGELTKLWKDGLESFSQGKYSQAKAKFEQLDKKYPDNYLVAKMIEVSSNTPDDSTESETSSAEAGTSESENNTTVIIVVVAILSTGALFLTVSIIAIAVSVSNRRNMNAYPYPVAGQFPQQSQYPQQPYQQPTPPQQQYSQQNYYPQQPGQYPPTYAQPPMQQSPSNYQPAAPAQNDNESKNPPTQS
- a CDS encoding YajQ family cyclic di-GMP-binding protein, with amino-acid sequence MASFSFDIVSEIDKAEMNNVFMQAEKEIQGRYDFKGTSAAIDWLDDKKGLKITGDNDWQVDAVLDIVRKKLAGRGQSSKVLDLSKEKVVSNLKTTWEITFKQGLDQPMAKQIAADIRANAPKAKPQIQGDLVRVTSASKDELQKVISLLRESDYDTPLQFVNYR
- the rpsG gene encoding 30S ribosomal protein S7, translating into MPRKVTKKLQRELKPDRRYQSVLVQRLINKSMLDGKKLAAERAVYTALETAAKKLDSEDPLAVFEKALKNVSPSFEVKSRRVGGANYQIPFPVQGHRQLHYAFSWLVQSARARSGMPYSQRLALEIVDAYNEAGAAFKKKEDTHKMAEANRAFAHFARG
- the rpsL gene encoding 30S ribosomal protein S12, with the protein product MPTINQLVRKPRQTAKKKSKSPALGRIHNALKTRYYDQNAPLKRGVCVRVTTKTPKKPNSALRKVARVKLNNGYEVWAYIGGEGHNLQEHAVVLIRGGRVPDLPGVRYHIVRGALDLQGVNNRKKGRSKYGTKKGDK